ttttaccttcattCTATCAACTCTAGTTAGATCTGGCGGGCAATAAAGCTGGAAATTGCTTGGAAACATATGGACAAGAGGCAACGCAATAAAGCGAAGACGCTCTTGAGGTTTACCAAAacccaaagcaaaaaaataacggAATTAAATCGATTGGTTAATGCTTCCTACTTAGcaaacattaataaaaatgaGTGTTTCTTCTTCGTTGCATAAAGGTAAGGTCGTCGTAAGGCCCATTTCGGTCATGCGTTACGTGCTGTTCGggaatttttaattgtttaacaaaaaagtGGGTTAAGGGTCATATCcgtgtttgccaaaaataaaggaaaacaaccatCTGTTTCGGAAAGGTTTATTACTCTTCCTTCGGTCTCTTTACATTCCAGAtgagttgtttttcttctcgagAGTTTAACCATTTGGAAACGTAAAGCTGGTGACGGGCTCAGTGAGAATGATGGAGCAAAAGGGCATACATTGGAAGTATCTCAATACTTTGCAATTAAATTGCACATAAATCCCACGAACAAGCCTTTCGACGTAACTTTTCAGGAATGTTTGGATAAATTTTATCAGGAAAATTCATTGCATTTCTTCCGTTAACGAATATAAAATAGTAATAATCGGTTCGTACCGAATGGCTTATGCAATTGACGGACTATTGCTCAAATCCAATGCCCTTGGATTTGAGCTTCAGTTACTGCATTTCGCTTGTACTATATCAttcatgaaaaaaattaaatatcaaaTCGCAATCCCTCTAACAAAGCCCAAACCCCACTAGATACTTTCAGCAAAGACTTCCAACCGAGTTGACATCACTAACTGACACCTCCCTGGGTTATGGctcaaaattcaatcaatatgCATAAAGCTTCCAAAGGCACAGCAGCATActcggcaaacaaaaaaacaaccccggCTTACGAAGTTTATCGCTGAACGCTCTGAAGCAGCTCCTCTCCATTTCCCGATTTACGATGGATCCAAATATTCGGCACCACGGCACATGTGGCACTTCCCCGGCCAAATAAGTGCATTTTGGGATAtggattttattgttttattgcaatacCCGCAAGCCCGAAACCTGTGCTGACTTCGTGCAAGCGCGGAAAAATCAAACTCCATTAATGTGTCCCTGCCGGCGCTCTGCCTGTCTCGCTCCCTTTGGTACGTAACTGCATTAGAGAGGGCTCCCCGAGGGCAATGCATTTCCGGCCATTGCATCCCAAAACTGGAATgacggttcggtttcggtctCTGCGGTAGATTGATTTCTCAATTGCACTTAGCTCTTTACAAGCATTTTCGATTCCGGTCGCTGGTGCAAGGCTTTGTTTTGGTCTATTTTTGGAAACTTCCAAACCGTGCCCGGTGGCGTTCGTGTTTATGGTtcgtttgataaatatttagtGCACTTTTTAATACACTCCGCACTAAGCTCTTCCTCACTGCCTTTTTTCGGTTGTGGTGCGTGCAGTGACTTCCAACTGTCGAAATCAATCACCCtcgatcatgatgatgatgatgatggcgttgatgatCCTCTTCAGAGAAGCTATCGATTGCTGACGGCATTCCAATCGTTCATTGACGGACAAGAGCTGGCAAacagtgcatgtgtgtgcggaGGCGCTTCAAGTGTTTTGGGATGGGTTTTATGGGGATGAAAAGATGAATATGAAATAGCACCAACGGACGGGTTATCGTTAATGCtgcatatcatcatcatcatcaccgtcagcACCTTTACACGTCGTTCGATTCATTTCGTCGCTGAAGGACAGTAGAGCAAACATTGCACACGCTTACTCGTGTCCAATACGTTTCGGACGTTACCTGACAATGCGCTCGAAGAGGCAATAACAGCCAACGATACGGTGGGAGATCTCGTACGTTCGATCATCCTTCAATTGAGATAGTAAACTACGTCTTCGTCTTTAGCACCCGGCGGTTGTCTTCGCCCgagcacaacacaaacagtGCCGAGCCCCGGGTGCATTTGGACCAATCGCTTCCCAATATTCCGGCACTCGAGTGTGATTGAGAATGCACTCGAAACGGACAGTAAGGCTCCTGACTTTTCGACGTTACCGTAGAAGGATCTTATTGGATGCATTTATCTTTACTCTTCGCTTCACTTAGCTCTACCTCAGCATCCACTTGCTGCTGTAGGTGAAATTCCCGGAGCCCGGGATGACCCAACTCAGCCACAGTGGTTTGGCAGCAAGCGCCcggaaaatgcaaatgcactCTCATCAACACCGAAGCCGAGAAGCTCCTAGTGCGAAGGCATTCAGAATCAATAAATCACATTTTCAACGGAAGATGATCGATTGACTTCTTGAAGGAGTCCCGAGATATGAATGCATATGGGGAACGTTCTGTCTTCGTCATGGACAGAAACTCCCCAGCACAGCAACGGTTTCCTGGCTGGCAGAAGAATGTGACGGAGTAAAATTTTACATCGACTTTCAATTTGATTATGATAACATGCTGTTGTACCGTTGGGgttgtgtatttgtttccCGAGTTGCTGGGCCAGATAAATTGGATCTGCAACGGCAAAAGCCAAACAGGGAGGAATGCATGGCGATGGAAATGTTTCGTACGTCACATCACTCTGCACCCTGTAAGAGGGAGATAATTGCGAAACGTTGTTGAACGATATTTGATTAGGTCTTATTTGAAGTATTGCTCCGTGAGAGCCGCTTTATCATTGTGGTATAAAAGACAATTCCAAAAAGGTGGAAATTGCACCATCGGGAAAATATTCGATCAATTCGAGAAGATGCTAACATTCCTTATTAACCCCCAACCGAATAAACGAACCATGTTCTTACAGCTGGAAATGGTACCTCTTGTACGATAGAAAGACATTTTCTCTCAAATCAAATATCTTTCGCCCCGTAAACCTCGTAGTCCGGATAGGATGGATAATTTCATCTTTCCAACCCAACCATCAACCCACGCGTCATTATTGACGTGTGCATGGATTGATTCAATATTAGGAAATCACCACTTGAAACCCACCACGGCACGCGGAGACTGAGCACCGTTCGCTCAATCATGGTGCgttggttttccatttcaacaaAACACCTGGGCATACGTAACTCCTGGAGGTAGGCTTACGCTCCCACGACCGTACTATTCTGTTTCAGTGCGACACCCCTATTGGAGCAGCACCTCGTGAAAAGGGCTCAGCAAAATCGACAATCGTGTGAAGGTTtattgggaaaatatttactcTTCGAACGTTGGCTCTCGAAGAAGAAACTGGAGATGTACGCAGGGCAGCTTTGTAGCTGGGGCTGTACGCAACTCCTACACGCATTCACCTGGGAGACATCTTTAATAACGTTCAAAAATCTCATTGACATTCGATGACACATGCCGAGCTTCACCATCCACAAAAATCCTTTAAGACAAACAACCATCCAAAGGTGTACCGTCGGCCTCCGTACCCCACAGCACCTCAGTCTTTTTATCCCACTGCGCCCAATTTTCTCAGCAATCTGATAACGGCCCCATTCACAGGTGGTAAAGTGTGCGAATATTTGAagcgaaatgatttttttattgaatttcgaGCACACTTTACATTTCGCCTTGCTGGCAGTGCTTCCAGCGCGCCGTGGTTGTTGACAgcaataaatttacatttctaCTCCAGTTTCAGAGTGGCTTTGTCCGGAGGGCATGGAGGCAAAATGGTGCCAAAATGTATTGATTTTTGCCTTCGCCttgggttttgtttctccGTACTGGTGTGTTTAtcgagaaggaaaataaaactgattttcgttccattttcgaAAGTTTTGCTCCCTAGAGGATGGGTGTAAACAGGTCGTCACTTACTTTTACGAGCTAAGTAAGAGCGGTTATTTCTTATCGTGTTTTACGTAAGCACAAGAAACGGAACTATGTTTGGACATTTGATTAGGCGTGATTAATCAAACTGGACACGACTTCACATTTGCTTTCCCAATGCTTCACGGAAAGTGTCTTTCTAAATTTGCTTGACAGGCCTACGAAAATCAATCACTCGCGAACGCTTTGCGTGCTGCGCAGCGCTAGACACGAACCTGATATTCGTGTCACTAGAAAAGAAATATGCTCGAAAGAACTTACCTTTATACATTTTGGAAACGTCACTCTTATACTTTGCTAAGCCTAAAACACCCTCCACAGAATTTCGGAacataattaaacattcaaacacGATAATAGGCGCCGTCATGGTCCAACATTTCTTGTTCGGTTGTGTCCCCGAGAGTTGTGAGACCAATGTTATTAGAAAATACCATTATGCCGTACTTGGCTTCTTAAAGCGCTGAACTTTGAGTTCGCGTTCTGTCTTTTTCACCTGAACCTTCAcactaaaattaaaatagcGCACCTCTCATACCTTGCTGCTGTCCAGTTAGCTTCGGGAAGAGGTTGGGCAAGAAGGTGTTCAAAGGGATCTGCCCGAAAGGAATCCCCGAGAACGATGCACTTATGCTGAGTGATCCCGCGCCCGCGCCAGACGAACTGGACGAAgcgctgctgctggaggatgCACCGCTTGACGATGCCCCACTGGTAGCGCCGCTTGATGCACCTGATTGTGCGCCACCATGACCAGCGCCACCTTGGTTGAACGAGGACGATTGGCTGGATGAGGACGAACCGGTTAAACCACCCGGACCGGTGAACGTGTTGGACATGGTGTTACTGTTCGAACCAGACACCGAACCATCCTTGTTTGTCTGCAAGCTCTGGCTGGAGGCACTGTTCTTATTGCCCTGCACGCCGTTCTCGAAGAACGTTTCCGAGTTGGTTTGCGCATTGCTCGACTGTTGACCGAATTGGTTCTGCACGACCGAGGAAGAACCCGCGTTCGCTTGCTCCTTGTACTTATCCTTCTCCCGGATCGACATGGTGTTTGCGTTCGAGTTGGATAGCTGCAGGTTGCCATTTTTGTCGAAGTTGGCCGATTGACTGTTGGCTTGGTTCTGACTGCCCGAACCATGCGCAGTCTGGAAGCTTTGCTGCTGCGTGTTGGCCGCACTCAGCTGACCGGATGATCCATCCACCGCCACATTGCCCGACGTACTGCCCGCTGCATTTTGGTTGAAGGTACCATGTTGGTTTTGGACGGTTTGTGTTTGACTCTGCGAGCCGCTGCTCTGCTGGAACCCGTTTGCTACGTTCTGCGATTGACTCTGAGCGCCTGCGTTGGAACCTACGGATGGATGATAAGCCGGAgacggtggtggaggtggtggcggcggATTCACCGGTTTGTTGTGAAGATTCGTGAAccgatcgtcatcatcatcgtctggAAAGTAGATCGCATCCGTGTTACGTCGTACGCGtcccggtggtggtgatgtcaCACCGAGCGTTTCGTACGTCCAAATCATCCCATCCTCTCCGAGAGTCTGAAGGTTAAGTTCCGGTGTTTTACTACCTTGCTGAACCGGTGGATTCACTGGTTGTTGTGGAggaggtggtggcggcggcTGTTGGGGTGGATTATTCGGTGCTTGTGGCTGTGCTGGCTGTTGAGGTCGGGGAGGTCTTCCCTGGCCGAAGAAGTTGGGGAAACCCAATACCTGCTGTTGACCGGCGTTCAAAGCGCCTTGGGCAACTGTTCCAGCAGAGTTGACCGCGGTGTTTACGAGTCCTCCAATTTGGTTAAACAGATTCGGAAAGAACTGGCGCTTTCGTCGTGCCTTAATACCTTCAAACTCTCCGCGAATATCAATGTCATATATGGTCTTATCATCCTCCTCGTTCTCCGTCGTAATGCTTTCTTTAGGTGCGGGCGGAGCAGGTGCCACGGGTGGGACATTGACTggaggtgatggtggtggtggaggtggtggcgCTACAGGTGGAAGGCTGTTGTCACCTGAagttggtggtgctggtggtggaggaggcggCGGTGCTACTGGAGGGACATTGCCAGAGGACCAGCTGTTATCGGtaggaggtggtggtggtggtggatttaCTCGTGGGGGATTCGGATCCACTaccggtggaggtggtggtggatttACTCGTGGAGGATTAGGATCCACTaccggtggaggtggtggtggaggtggcgaAGGCACTGCAGGAGGTTGGACTGGCACTCCAGGTGTAACTGGAGCCGGAGGCGATGGTACGGGTGGTTGCGTTGGAGGAACTGGGGCAGGTTTCACACCCGGAGTAACGGGTGCCGTCGGTACGGACGGAACGTACGTTCCTTGATGTGGTCTATCTTCGTACGGATGTCCTCCTTGATGCCAATTACCATGCGGATTCATATTGCCTTGGAATTGCCCATCCGGTCTTCCATGATGGccatgctgatgatgatgatgacctTCATACCCATATCCAGGCGGATGGCCTCCCGGTGTGTATCCCGGCTGTTGCCCGGGTGGAACGAATCCGAACGAACCGATCGGTCCCGGCGCTCCAAACTGACCGGGTATGAATCCAAACCCGGTACCGATCGGTCGCGCAACGGCATTAAACGTCTGTCCGATCTGTTTGTTAACGCTA
This region of Anopheles marshallii chromosome 2, idAnoMarsDA_429_01, whole genome shotgun sequence genomic DNA includes:
- the LOC128707965 gene encoding SR-related and CTD-associated factor 4-like; this translates as MMLRTVAVCALLILSVTNKGANGHRRYGQHDSGEDDDHYEQPRGYGQQQGLPVGAGFGYNPYYGMQQYGYGAQPNLFEVVTKNTAAVFDSVNKQIGQTFNAVARPIGTGFGFIPGQFGAPGPIGSFGFVPPGQQPGYTPGGHPPGYGYEGHHHHQHGHHGRPDGQFQGNMNPHGNWHQGGHPYEDRPHQGTYVPSVPTAPVTPGVKPAPVPPTQPPVPSPPAPVTPGVPVQPPAVPSPPPPPPPPVVDPNPPRVNPPPPPPVVDPNPPRVNPPPPPPPTDNSWSSGNVPPVAPPPPPPPAPPTSGDNSLPPVAPPPPPPPSPPVNVPPVAPAPPAPKESITTENEEDDKTIYDIDIRGEFEGIKARRKRQFFPNLFNQIGGLVNTAVNSAGTVAQGALNAGQQQVLGFPNFFGQGRPPRPQQPAQPQAPNNPPQQPPPPPPPQQPVNPPVQQGSKTPELNLQTLGEDGMIWTYETLGVTSPPPGRVRRNTDAIYFPDDDDDDRFTNLHNKPVNPPPPPPPPSPAYHPSVGSNAGAQSQSQNVANGFQQSSGSQSQTQTVQNQHGTFNQNAAGSTSGNVAVDGSSGQLSAANTQQQSFQTAHGSGSQNQANSQSANFDKNGNLQLSNSNANTMSIREKDKYKEQANAGSSSVVQNQFGQQSSNAQTNSETFFENGVQGNKNSASSQSLQTNKDGSVSGSNSNTMSNTFTGPGGLTGSSSSSQSSSFNQGGAGHGGAQSGASSGATSGASSSGASSSSSASSSSSGAGAGSLSISASFSGIPFGQIPLNTFLPNLFPKLTGQQQGMRGALF